From Rattus rattus isolate New Zealand chromosome 17, Rrattus_CSIRO_v1, whole genome shotgun sequence, the proteins below share one genomic window:
- the Plekhg4 gene encoding puratrophin-1 produces the protein MRCKEKKVPGAPHNSSLLHPPAVRAAPSGRACDSVLQTLEGAASTAALRPFEPPEGGALGFWAASRYPSLRLCFRNTGKEEEPAHQIQAMDPRLSRPAVGATQGIGLQGDFLSKEPQSLSDQSAADRSGGNQRSILGAPQAQSEEPAFSEMENCLCPGSSHLNLTQGENDHRGGGLIGDPEPGRALPAGFSPLLEMSSKLPEAVPSGSSFPRPADCLLARDLTWELLASGMAALPGTRDIEGRAVLLLCAHSPAWLHPKCNSHELLSLLLYLRGIPRPEVQALGLTVLVDARICPPSSALTWGLSQLQEASPGSVQQLLLVGKMPEDMPVGLQAKQLASHQSLLTHIPNMELPTSLGGCLSYCHQAWLDFRMRLETLQQTCQVACALLQGVIDSMKAMRQPLESGEVGELLQQAQSLMQQVLDSPQLSWLQSQGSLELAWLKQGMPQVALSPDYRSAVDKADELYGQVDELLHQLTLKSNQRIRALELLQALEAQEGVLCQIEVWLQEVGWPGLEEPGEPSLDMLLQAQGPFQELDLVAQEQVKQGEKLLQPLVGWEAAELGPTGKRFLALRSQLTEFSRALAQRRQRLADAEKLFQFFKQALTWMEEGQRVLTELEQETPEVVLQRLQLHWSKHPDLPPAHFRKMWALATGLGSEGIRQECRWAWAQCQDTWLALDQKREAALKPQSMKSTATLYVRRAPAIPTIPPLRKSYSFDQNLGKHLGDASNRGLWAATVTGCHRPEARGGIRPRSSPSVPLSGSSDFRSPNRLQLVLAEMVATEREYVRALDYTIQNYFPELDRSDVPQGLRGQRAHLFGNLEKLRDFHFHFFLRELEACTRHPPRVAHAFLRHRVQFGMYALYSKNKPRSDALMSNYGHTFFKEKQQALGDHLDLASYLLKPIQRMSKYALLLQELARACGGPAQELGALQAAQSLVHFQLRHGNDLLAMDAIQGCDVNLKEQGQLVRQDEFTVRAGHHKSCRRVFLFEELLLFSKPRRGPAGVDIFTYKRSFKMADLGLTECCGESKLRFEIWFRRRKARDLFVLQASDVATKQAWTADISRLLWRQAVHNKEVRMAEMASMGVGNKAFWDIAPSEEAISDRNINYVLKRRDVRSRASIAVAPFDYDNPYLGALASLPGDRASCSVLGSLNLHLYRDPALLGVHWSLHPPNFPEEASLDTEVDLGSQPSLTPEDSEVSSQCPSASGSSGSDSSCVSGQTMGRGLEDLSCVIFS, from the exons ATGAGGTGCAAAGAGAAAAAGGTCCCCGGAGCACCCCATAACAG CTCTCTTCTGCATCCTCCTGCTGTCAGAGCGGCGCCTTCCGGACGAGCCTGTGATTCGGTCCTCCAGACCCTAGAGGGCGCCGCGTCCACAGCGGCCTTGCGGCCCTTCGAGCCACCAGAAGGTGGCGCCCTTGGATTCTGGGCGGCCTCGCGGTATCCATCGTTGAGGCTGTG TTTCAGGAACACCGGGAAGGAGGAGGAACCTGCTCACCAGATACAGGCTATGGACCCAAGACTTTCAAGACCAGCAGTAGGGGCAACCCAAGGCATAGGGCTACAAGGAGATTTCTTATCCAAGGAGCCTCAATCACTTTCAGATCAAAGCGCTGCAGATAGGTCAGGGGGCAACCAGAGGAGCATATTAGGAGCCCCCCAAGCCCAGTCAGAGGAGCCAGCCTTCTCTGAAATGGAAAACTGTTTGTGTCCTGGCTCCTCTCACCTCAACCTGACACAGGGTGAGAATGACCATCGAGGGGGAGGATTGATAGGGGACCCAGAGCCAGGCAGAGCGCTGCCAGCTGGCTTTAGCCCTTTATTGGAGATGTCCTCAAAGCTACCGGAGGCAG TCCCTAGTGGATCCAGCTTCCCTAGGCCTGCTGACTGCCTCCTAGCTCGAGATCTCACCTGGGAGCTACTGGCCAGTGGCATGGCTGCCCTCCCAG GGACACGGGACATAGAAGGCCGAGCAGTGCTACTTTTGTGTGCCCACAGCCCAGCTTGGCTTCATCCCAAGTGTAATAGCCATGAGCTGCTGAGTCTTCTGCTCTACCTACGAGGCATCCCCAG GCCTGAAGTGCAGGCTCTGGGACTGACCGTACTAGTGGATGCCCGAATCTGCCCACCGAGCTCTGCCCTCACCTGGGGCCTCAGCCAACTACAA GAAGCATCCCCAGGGTCTGTACAGCAACTGCTGCTGGTTGGGAAGATGCCAGAGGACATGCCCGTGGGGCTCCAG GCCAAGCAGCTGGCTTCTCATCAGAGCCTACTCACCCACATTCCTAACATGGAGTTGCCTACTTCACTAGGAGGATGCCTGTCttactgccaccaagcctggctggaTTTCCGGATG CGTCTGGAAACCCTACAGCAGACTTGTCAGGTGGCTTGTGCCCTGCTTCAGGGCGTCATTGACAGTATGAAGGCTATGCGGCAACCCTTGGAGTCTGGA GAAGTTGGTGAGCTGCTACAGCAGGCACAGTCCCTCATGCAGCAGGTATTAGATTCACCACAGTTGTCATGGTTACAAAGTCAGGGAAGCCTGGAGCTCGCATGGTTGAAGCAAGGGATGCCACAGGTGGCCCTGAGCCCCGATTACAG GTCTGCAGTAGACAAGGCTGATGAGTTGTATGGTCAAGTGGATGAACTGTTGCATCAGCTAACCCTGAAGAGCAACCAGCGAATCCGGGCCCTAGAGCTCCTCCAAGCCCTGGAAGCCCAGGAGGGTGTGCTGTGCCAG ATTGAAGTGTGGCTACAGGAGGTGGGCTGGCCAGGGCTGGAGGAACCAGGGGAGCCCTCACTGGACATGCTACTCCAGGCCCAGGGCCCTTTTCAAGAGCTGGACCTGGTTGCCCAG GAACAGGTCAAGCAAGGGGAGAAGTTACTGCAGCCACTGGTTGGCTGGGAGGCTGCTGAACTGGGGCCCACTGGAAAGCGCTTTCTGGCCCTGAGATCCCAGCTGACAGAATTTTCCAGAGCTTTGGCCCAGCGGCGCCAGCGGTTGGCAGATGCTGAGAAGCTGTTTCAGTTCTTTAAGCAG GCCTTAACATGGATGGAGGAAGGGCAGCGGGTGCTGACAGAGCTGGAGCAGGAGACCCCAGAGGTTGTACTGCAGCGACTGCAGCTGCACTGGAGCAAACACCCTGACTTGCCTCCTGCCCACTTCCGGAAAATGTGGGCTCTGGCTACAGGCCTAGGCTCAGAAGGCATTCGCCAGGAATGTCGCTGGGCCTGGGCACAGTGCCAGGACACCTGGCTGGCTCTGGATCAGAAGCGTGAGGCTGCACTGAAGCCACAATCAATGAAGAGCACAGCTACTTTGTATGTCAGGCGGGCTCCTGCCATACCCACCATCCCTCCACTGAGGAAATCCTACAGCTTTGATCAGAATCTGGGGAAGCATCTTGGAGATGCTTCCAATCGTGGCCTCTGGGCAGCCACTGTTACTGGCTGCCACAgacctgaggccagaggaggcatCCGGCCCAGGTCATCTCCTTCTGTGCCTCTGTCAGGCAGTTCTGACTTCAGGAGCCCCAACAG GCTACAGCTAGTATTGGCGGAGATGGTGGCCACAGAGCGTGAGTATGTTCGGGCCCTTGACTACACCATACAGAACTACTTCCCTGAGTTAGATCGGTCCGATGTGCCCCAGGGCCTCCGTGGCCAGCGTGCACACCTCTTTGGCAACCTTGAAAAGCTTCGGGATTTCCACTTCCATTTCTTCCTGCGTGAGCTAGAGGCTTGCACCCGGCACCCGCCTCGAGTGGCTCATGCCTTCCTGCGCCAC AGGGTGCAGTTTGGAATGTATGCACTCTACAGCAAGAATAAACCTCGGTCTGATGCCCTGATGAGCAACTATGGCCACACCTTCTTCAAG gagaagcagcaggcCCTGGGAGACCACCTGGACTTGGCTTCCTACCTGCTAAAGCCCATCCAGCGCATGAGCAAGTATGCCTTACTGCTGCAGGAGCTGGCAAGGGCCTGTGGGGGTCCAGCCCAAGAGCTGGGTGCCCTTCAGGcagcccagagccttgtgcatttCCAGCTGAGACATGGCAATGACCTGCTAGCCATGGATGCCATTCAGGGCTGTGAC GTTAACCTCAAGGAGCAGGGGCAGTTGGTACGACAAGATGAGTTCACAGTGCGGGCTGGGCACCACAAGTCCTGTCGTCGCGTTTTCCTGTTTGAGGAGCTGCTGCTCTTCAGCAAACCTCGCCGTGGGCCTGCAGGTGTTGACATATTCACCTACAAGCGTTCCTTCAAA ATGGCAGACCTCGGCCTCACAGAGTGCTGTGGGGAAAGTAAACTGCGCTTTGAGATCTGGTTCCGACGTCGCAAGGCCAGGGACCTGTTTGTGCTTCAGGCTTCCGATGTGGCCACCAAACAAGCCTGGACAGCTGATATCTCCCGTCTCCTCTGGAGGCAGGCTGTCCACAACAAGG AGGTGCGCATGGCTGAGATGGCATCCATGGGTGTGGGGAACAAAGCCTTCTGGGACATTGCCCCCAGCGAGGAGGCTATCAGTGACCGCAACATCAACTATGTGCTGAAAAGACGAG ATGTTCGCTCTAGGGCCTCCATTGCTGTGGCCCCATTTGACTATGACAACCCTTATCTGGGTGCCTTGGCCTCCCTACCTGGAGACCGTGCCTCTTGCTCTGTTCTGGGGTCTCTCAATCTGCACCTGTACAGAGATCCAGCTCTTCTGGGTGTTCACTGGTCCTTGCATCCACCCAACTTCCCAGAGGAAGCATCACTAGATACTGAGGTGGACTTGGGCAGCCAGCCTTCTTTGA CTCCTGAGGACTCAGAGGTCTCATCCCAGTGCCCATCAGCCAGTGGCTCTAGTGGTTCTGACAGCAGCTGTGTGTCGGGTCAGACCATGGGCCGAGGCCTTGAAGACTTGTCCTGTGTGA TTTTCAGTTAG